The Gardnerella leopoldii genomic interval GAGCACAAGGCTTTCGCTGCTAAGGAACTTGCAGCTGCAGCAGAATCTGCTGCTGCTGACGGTCAGCAAGAAGAAGCTGAAAAGAAGCCAGCTAAGGAAGAAAAGAAGGAAGAAGTTGCTTCCAACTATTCTTCTGAAACAACTAGTGAAGGTGCTTTAGCTGATTCTGATCAGCTCGCAGCTCTGCGCGAACAGCTTTTAAGCGAAAAGAAGTAGTTTTCTACTAAAAGCGTATGAACAAGATGCCCTGTGAGTAATCATCAGGGCATCTTGTGTATTTCGATTATCACAATGTGCTCTAAATACTCTGATTTTATAATTTATATTCTGTAATTAAATGTGAGTACAACAAATTTTCTTTTAAGAAGCACGATTATATGATTTTGTTAAAGCATTAATTAAGTTATTAAGAGGATTGGTGAAAATTATGAGTACATTTGATAACAATCAGAAGAATGCTCAGTTTCCTTCATACGATGGAAATAATTCAGCGAATAATGCTACTTTAGTAAGTTCTCGACATAAGCTTGCTGCTGGTCTTTTAGCGATTTTTGTAGGTGGTTTAGGGATTCACAATTTCTACCTTGGCTTTAAAGGCAAGGCTATTGCCCAATTGTTGATTTCTGTTCTTTCTATTGGTTTGCTTGCAGGTATTTCGATTATATGGTCATGTGTTGAAGGAATTTGCATTCTTTGCTCAAAGCCTGGGACTAAGTGGCATAAAGATGCTGATGGTGCAGAATTACAAGATTAACCATTTGTTTTCTTTTAATAACAATGCCCTGGT includes:
- a CDS encoding TM2 domain-containing protein, producing the protein MSTFDNNQKNAQFPSYDGNNSANNATLVSSRHKLAAGLLAIFVGGLGIHNFYLGFKGKAIAQLLISVLSIGLLAGISIIWSCVEGICILCSKPGTKWHKDADGAELQD